In Streptomyces sp. NBC_01707, a genomic segment contains:
- a CDS encoding carbohydrate ABC transporter permease, whose amino-acid sequence MGSAVTDLRAPASAVSTDRPAPGETPGRPAAAKRRARGETLAGYLFMSPWIAGFLLLTAGPMLASLYLAFTDYNLFDTPNWIGFKNFTEMFGDARWQKSVEVTTSYVLVGTPLKLAAALAVALLLNKPRRGQGFYRAAFYAPSLVGASVSIAIVWRALFSDGAVVDRTQQIFGIDVGGWIGDPDLVIYALVALTVWQFGAPMVIFLAGLKQVPRELYEAAQVDGAGVWRRFRSITLPMISPVLFFNLLLETIHSFQIFASAYVVTNSKCGPADAGLVYTCYLYEQGWTNLRMGYASAMAWMLLLAVGLVTAVLFWSQRRWVHYEEDAR is encoded by the coding sequence ATGGGATCGGCAGTGACAGACCTTCGGGCACCCGCGTCCGCCGTGAGCACGGACCGCCCCGCCCCCGGCGAGACACCGGGAAGGCCCGCCGCCGCGAAGCGGCGGGCCCGCGGGGAGACCCTGGCCGGCTATCTCTTCATGTCCCCGTGGATCGCAGGCTTCCTGCTGTTGACCGCGGGCCCCATGCTCGCCTCGCTGTATCTGGCGTTCACCGACTACAACCTCTTCGACACCCCGAACTGGATCGGGTTCAAGAACTTCACCGAGATGTTCGGGGACGCCCGCTGGCAGAAGTCCGTCGAGGTCACCACGTCGTACGTGCTCGTCGGGACGCCGCTCAAGCTCGCGGCCGCTCTCGCGGTCGCCCTGCTGCTCAACAAACCCCGGCGCGGCCAGGGGTTCTACCGGGCCGCCTTCTACGCCCCCTCGCTGGTCGGTGCGAGCGTCTCCATCGCCATCGTCTGGCGGGCACTGTTCTCCGACGGTGCGGTCGTCGACCGCACGCAGCAGATCTTCGGCATCGACGTCGGCGGCTGGATCGGCGACCCCGACCTGGTGATCTACGCCCTGGTGGCGCTCACCGTCTGGCAGTTCGGCGCCCCGATGGTGATCTTCCTGGCCGGGCTGAAGCAGGTACCGCGTGAGCTGTACGAGGCCGCGCAGGTGGACGGAGCGGGGGTGTGGCGGCGTTTTCGCTCCATCACGCTGCCGATGATCTCCCCGGTGCTGTTCTTCAACCTGCTCCTGGAGACCATCCACTCGTTCCAGATCTTCGCCTCCGCCTATGTCGTCACCAACAGCAAGTGCGGTCCGGCCGACGCCGGGCTCGTCTACACCTGTTACCTCTACGAGCAGGGCTGGACGAACCTCCGTATGGGCTACGCCTCCGCCATGGCCTGGATGCTGCTGCTCGCCGTCGGCCTGGTCACGGCCGTGCTGTTCTGGTCCCAGCGGCGCTGGGTGCACTACGAGGAGGACGCCCGATGA